Proteins encoded within one genomic window of Corallococcus macrosporus:
- a CDS encoding alpha/beta fold hydrolase, which yields MRRTVELTDIGGNDEGPRVLLLPGLGARGSGFRELALRLTDVARPVLVEYPEGEHAACGARALAEQVLRVAGTTDAVVASSFGGMVAAHLAAGGATRGVAFLGSFTRTEHVGPRGRLIAMMGPIAVLGRPGRVAASLAAWRPVPTGQVADVVPTTALERVTTLRRAFAIHTEPPPPDLRPLKVSCLCIQGDRDVLVPPSSLERLAASLPEGTPRHLLRGAGHVPYFSHPEECARLLTPWLQALAPAGLAALAASDVGAAAWRRTRP from the coding sequence ATGCGCCGCACGGTCGAACTGACGGACATCGGAGGGAACGACGAAGGTCCCCGCGTCCTCCTATTGCCGGGACTGGGGGCCCGTGGATCGGGCTTTCGTGAGCTCGCCCTGCGGCTGACGGACGTCGCGCGTCCCGTCCTGGTTGAATACCCGGAGGGCGAGCATGCGGCGTGCGGTGCACGTGCGCTGGCGGAGCAGGTGCTGCGCGTCGCGGGTACCACGGACGCGGTGGTGGCCAGCTCCTTTGGCGGCATGGTGGCGGCGCACCTGGCCGCGGGCGGGGCGACGCGCGGCGTCGCGTTCCTGGGCTCCTTCACGCGCACCGAGCACGTGGGGCCTCGCGGACGGCTCATCGCGATGATGGGACCCATCGCGGTGCTGGGGCGTCCGGGCCGCGTGGCGGCGTCGCTGGCGGCGTGGCGGCCGGTGCCCACTGGACAGGTGGCGGACGTGGTGCCCACCACGGCGCTGGAGCGCGTGACGACGCTGCGGCGCGCGTTCGCCATCCACACGGAGCCTCCGCCGCCGGACCTGCGGCCGCTGAAGGTGTCGTGCCTGTGCATCCAGGGGGACCGCGACGTGCTGGTGCCGCCGTCGTCGCTGGAGCGGCTGGCCGCGTCGCTGCCGGAGGGCACGCCCCGGCACCTGCTGCGCGGCGCGGGCCACGTGCCCTATTTCTCGCATCCGGAGGAGTGCGCGCGGCTGCTCACGCCGTGGCTCCAGGCGCTCGCGCCCGCGGGGCTCGCGGCGCTGGCGGCATCGGACGTGGGCGCCGCGGCGTGGCGCCGCACGCGGCCTTGA
- a CDS encoding general secretion pathway protein GspE, giving the protein MEIGSRRPLGEILLELGVLDKGQLRLGLVHHHEVHVPLGRALVSEGVCTEADVLRGLAVQFDVDAVDLDRHPLDRSLTALVPARIARQYGVVPLGLETREDREVLHLAVPAPLSLDAVDDVRAVSGKARVEPHLASDGALSRALSALYGIRETEGSAAPEPRRPAVPSPPLMLYGWPPVTAVLISRTLARNGIASRVATPLEVLHTRANDVVLAPLQAMEGLLAGEVHIEGALIVHGTSDDEGFDRARKLEARGFLANPRDEELLLRAVRRLRPDAGSEDSWPRHS; this is encoded by the coding sequence ATGGAAATCGGATCCAGACGCCCCCTGGGGGAGATCCTCCTGGAGCTGGGAGTGCTCGACAAAGGCCAGCTCCGGTTGGGGCTCGTGCACCACCACGAGGTCCACGTCCCCCTGGGACGTGCCCTGGTGAGCGAGGGCGTGTGCACGGAGGCGGACGTGCTGCGCGGGCTGGCGGTCCAGTTCGACGTGGACGCCGTGGACCTGGACCGGCACCCGCTCGACCGCTCCCTGACCGCGCTGGTGCCCGCGCGCATCGCCCGGCAGTACGGCGTCGTGCCGCTGGGGCTGGAGACGCGCGAGGACCGGGAGGTGCTCCACCTGGCCGTGCCCGCCCCGCTGTCGCTGGACGCGGTGGATGACGTGCGCGCCGTGTCCGGCAAGGCGCGCGTGGAGCCGCACCTGGCCTCCGACGGCGCCCTGTCCCGCGCGCTCAGCGCCCTCTATGGCATCCGTGAAACGGAGGGCTCCGCCGCCCCGGAGCCGCGCCGTCCGGCCGTGCCCAGCCCGCCGCTGATGCTCTACGGGTGGCCGCCCGTCACCGCGGTGCTCATCTCCCGCACGCTGGCGCGCAACGGCATCGCGTCGCGCGTCGCCACGCCGCTGGAGGTGCTGCACACGCGCGCGAACGACGTTGTTCTCGCCCCCCTCCAGGCGATGGAGGGACTGCTCGCGGGCGAGGTCCACATCGAGGGCGCGCTCATCGTGCACGGGACGTCGGACGACGAGGGCTTCGACCGGGCACGGAAGCTGGAGGCGCGCGGCTTCCTGGCCAACCCGCGCGACGAGGAGCTGCTCCTGCGTGCCGTGCGCAGGCTGCGTCCGGACGCGGGCAGCGAGGACTCCTGGCCGCGCCACTCCTGA
- a CDS encoding SGNH/GDSL hydrolase family protein, with the protein MSTRPLRALLFVAFLSTAAQAAPEPASGLNASPVLPTAPAQAAAPAPAPRRTVLLLGDSLIATGFGEYLQNQLAAHPKVRCERRAKSSTGLARPDFFDWLEVGQQEVQQHQPDVVVVILGGNDGQALHTRQGRATVAWGKPDWQGEYRQRLTDFVTAISAPGRKIVWLELPATGLHRFEQKLTLIRDLQREVISGREDAVHLETRPFFTDARGKALKQARVEGFRKPMRLRMTDGVHFTVAGGRYFANKVYPEVLGALGLEAPGPDAQHTTRPAASTAKTALQASAPASPAAAP; encoded by the coding sequence ATGTCGACCCGTCCTCTTCGCGCGCTCCTCTTCGTGGCGTTCCTGTCCACGGCGGCCCAGGCCGCCCCGGAACCCGCATCCGGGCTGAATGCCTCGCCCGTGCTGCCCACCGCTCCGGCCCAGGCCGCCGCTCCGGCGCCCGCGCCCCGCCGCACCGTGCTGCTGCTGGGGGACAGCCTCATCGCCACGGGCTTCGGGGAGTACCTCCAGAACCAGCTCGCCGCGCACCCGAAGGTCCGCTGCGAGCGCCGCGCGAAGTCGTCCACGGGCCTGGCGCGTCCGGACTTCTTCGACTGGCTGGAGGTGGGCCAGCAGGAGGTGCAGCAGCACCAGCCGGACGTCGTGGTGGTCATCCTGGGCGGCAACGACGGACAGGCCCTGCACACGCGGCAGGGGCGCGCCACCGTCGCCTGGGGCAAGCCGGACTGGCAGGGCGAGTACCGCCAGCGGCTGACGGACTTCGTGACCGCCATCTCCGCGCCGGGCCGGAAGATCGTCTGGCTGGAGCTGCCCGCCACGGGCCTCCACCGCTTCGAGCAGAAGCTCACGCTGATCCGCGACCTGCAGCGCGAGGTCATCTCCGGACGCGAGGACGCCGTGCACCTGGAGACGCGGCCCTTCTTCACCGACGCGCGCGGCAAGGCGCTGAAGCAGGCCCGCGTGGAGGGCTTCCGCAAGCCCATGCGCCTGCGCATGACGGACGGCGTCCACTTCACCGTGGCCGGCGGGCGCTACTTCGCGAACAAGGTGTACCCGGAGGTGCTGGGCGCGCTGGGCCTGGAGGCCCCGGGCCCGGACGCGCAGCACACCACGCGCCCCGCCGCCAGCACCGCGAAGACGGCGCTTCAGGCCTCGGCGCCGGCCTCACCCGCGGCCGCGCCGTAG
- a CDS encoding SET domain-containing protein-lysine N-methyltransferase, whose translation MNLGPALFLHPGVKVRPCEWGMGVFTDVFIAAGELIEECHYLKVPQRQCRGEPLDDYVFEIRWHRHEEPRKGDWVALVMGYGMIYNHATEPNASYSRAEDRDVFRYHALRDIHPGEQICISYGENWWKARGEEVPP comes from the coding sequence ATGAACCTGGGCCCCGCGCTGTTCCTCCACCCCGGCGTGAAGGTGCGGCCGTGCGAGTGGGGGATGGGCGTCTTCACCGACGTGTTCATCGCGGCCGGGGAGCTCATCGAGGAGTGCCACTACCTCAAGGTCCCGCAGCGCCAGTGCCGGGGGGAGCCGCTCGACGACTACGTCTTCGAAATCCGCTGGCACCGCCACGAGGAGCCCCGCAAGGGGGACTGGGTCGCGCTCGTGATGGGCTACGGCATGATCTACAATCACGCCACCGAACCCAACGCGTCCTATAGCCGTGCCGAGGACCGCGATGTGTTCCGTTATCACGCACTGCGGGACATCCACCCCGGCGAGCAGATCTGCATCAGCTACGGCGAGAACTGGTGGAAGGCGCGGGGTGAGGAAGTCCCGCCCTGA
- a CDS encoding lysylphosphatidylglycerol synthase transmembrane domain-containing protein, with amino-acid sequence MEGTRAEPIPSVDEPLELPAKRRRGWWIPGALVLVALLAFILSRHSEEKQFLELLRQARPAWLLVAAACQVGTYLCVSGIWWMVLHRARIKTSLWSLARLSLMKLAFDQVIPTGGVGGSLLVGRGLRREGASPGTAAGAVLLTVLCFYIAQALGVGVSLFFLWRRAELNDWIQWLVTGFGVVALLIPMAILWATRHREWKPGRFAKRIPSLGALLKAIAEVPPGMLLNPGLLARGVVLQLGVYVLDAATLGAMLRALGQEVPLSTVFVSFMVASMAETVSIIPGGVGTYEAASVGMLNLFGVPVEAALAGTLLLRGFTLWLPLLPGLYLLRHTFRRRPAPGGQAG; translated from the coding sequence ATGGAGGGCACTCGCGCGGAACCCATCCCCAGCGTGGACGAGCCGCTGGAGCTCCCGGCGAAGCGCCGGCGGGGCTGGTGGATTCCGGGGGCGCTGGTGCTCGTCGCGCTCCTCGCGTTCATCCTCTCGCGGCACTCGGAGGAGAAGCAGTTCCTGGAGCTCCTGCGGCAGGCCCGGCCCGCGTGGCTGCTGGTGGCCGCCGCGTGCCAGGTGGGCACCTACCTGTGCGTGTCCGGCATCTGGTGGATGGTGCTGCACCGCGCGCGCATCAAGACCTCGCTCTGGTCGCTGGCGCGGCTGTCGCTGATGAAGCTCGCGTTCGACCAGGTCATCCCCACCGGCGGCGTGGGCGGGTCGCTGCTCGTGGGGCGCGGGCTGCGCCGCGAGGGCGCGAGCCCCGGCACCGCCGCGGGCGCGGTGCTGCTCACGGTGCTGTGCTTCTACATCGCGCAGGCGCTGGGCGTGGGCGTGAGCCTCTTCTTCCTCTGGCGGCGGGCCGAGCTGAACGACTGGATCCAATGGCTGGTGACAGGCTTCGGCGTGGTGGCGTTGCTCATCCCCATGGCCATCCTCTGGGCCACCCGGCACCGCGAGTGGAAGCCGGGCCGCTTCGCGAAGCGCATCCCGTCGCTGGGCGCCTTGCTCAAGGCCATCGCGGAGGTGCCGCCCGGCATGCTGCTCAACCCCGGCCTGCTCGCCCGCGGCGTCGTCCTGCAACTGGGCGTGTACGTGCTGGACGCGGCCACGCTGGGCGCCATGCTGCGCGCGCTGGGGCAGGAGGTCCCGCTGAGCACCGTGTTCGTCAGCTTCATGGTGGCCTCCATGGCGGAGACCGTGTCCATCATCCCCGGCGGCGTGGGCACCTACGAGGCCGCGTCCGTGGGCATGCTCAACCTCTTCGGCGTCCCGGTGGAGGCCGCGCTCGCGGGCACCCTGCTCCTGCGCGGCTTCACCCTGTGGCTGCCCCTGCTGCCCGGCCTGTACCTGCTGCGCCACACCTTCCGCCGCCGCCCCGCGCCCGGAGGGCAGGCAGGCTGA
- a CDS encoding AAA family ATPase: protein MPVLRVEYDTDVQAAPVLRVRSSWPPAESESEFGEAPPAPKATRGTSRPKTLTFRELDSAALKSTPPSHRMNRAVPPRPAVPADEAGTAVESAAQAAPLSPSRGTDPLREDDTADARPAVQASGRASKPPTPDLLREDDTADARPAVQASGCAPKPATPDLLREDDAADARPPTQASGRVPRPATPDLLREDDAADARPQASGRAPTPATPDLLRVDDAADARLPAQASGRAPTPATPDLLRVDDAANARPPVQPSRSTPKQPAPDLLRVDDAADARLPVRPSRSTPKPSAPNLIRVEDPADARPPEEAPARDVSASGDVTPAEREAMQAAVSSGRRREQWVAPTYLPEDLRDALIAERSQYRAQRLQEAREVGLAGPGVLGLVPVPAADPDWSGGSLLGFLGEELVFAGNIVHLDFESGRVFASSDSGEDLDRRVLSCERWCYRPYDFAEALCAAASAYEDRVSDLTTALSRAKGELLPSTPSPRDAELIPVDRLWRQPWGSIWGPPGTGKTTAVADLIARALRAYPHERILAVAPTNRAADELVMRVSALLERDPIPLRPLARSIFRGGTGASEALAKLPTVALEETKTSKLLNTIQERERELTLERARGGAAPELARMQAELRTLRGRVKDPTLKEAEKGDSPLMVLTVHRALRLVSELEGEETFQRLVVDEAGMVTRAATGLLAPLARQVTLAGDPKQIGPVSRAAEGAGKGTQTWLRASALSHLEDAVKDAERPDVLLLRTQHRMHPDIAKVVSHFCYGGALEDGDLVKDRAQKPPPVPAFPSRAMWLVLDGLSRDTRRLTHGRGETGSGYQRELSAELAVTLARQAVRLGLTVLCVTPYRAQAALLRKLGNAAGLRHDMFSASTIHRQQGTQYDVVMVDTVAGGRPFPPHTLVPILNVAASRAKEYLLVLASRAEARASPVPARFLSLLPRVRVHAGTPPKLELLATQPRPPPPPPPPLVPVGLGGEIAGGKDTGPLFTQEQVSLFERRFDDGHHLVRGVAGSGKTYVLAHWAARYLLENPRARVLVSFYNRSLAPLVDKLLLEALAVRAGADQVRPLRAQVTVKHVGALRRLEPHTFDAVFVDEAQDMDARGLASLHALVRPRVDAEGRESRCFQLFMDDSQNVYGQVPIDHLKEQLPEGLSFRGRTRVLKETFRATRDILDVAFNVVLDPLRQHRVTDPGMREYMKAGELARERLLWLPEETLEGLYRVQSTERGGVLPGVKDFASSTSEARWVAKEIARLVREEGVHPGDILVVAPVMPASFTDALRKAGVPAEAYGGKGGRDVADFRVSGVDHVRATTVFSCKGHECPVVFFAGLEALDSIEAWMAGARQRNDRENERIRRAMFYVGATRAMKRQYLTGVRGGRFLRVAASYVDTLSGHRPPAP, encoded by the coding sequence ATGCCCGTGCTCCGCGTGGAGTACGACACCGACGTCCAGGCCGCGCCGGTGCTCCGGGTCCGTTCGTCCTGGCCTCCGGCGGAGTCGGAGTCTGAGTTCGGGGAAGCACCGCCCGCGCCCAAGGCGACGAGGGGCACATCCCGGCCGAAGACGCTGACCTTCCGCGAGCTGGACTCCGCGGCGCTGAAGTCCACGCCGCCCTCCCACCGCATGAACCGCGCGGTGCCCCCGCGTCCCGCCGTCCCCGCGGACGAAGCGGGGACGGCCGTCGAGTCCGCCGCCCAGGCTGCTCCGCTGTCTCCTTCGAGAGGCACGGATCCGCTCCGAGAGGACGACACGGCCGACGCACGGCCTGCCGTGCAGGCCTCGGGTCGCGCATCCAAGCCTCCGACGCCGGACCTCCTCCGTGAGGACGACACGGCCGACGCACGGCCTGCCGTGCAGGCCTCGGGTTGCGCACCCAAGCCTGCGACGCCGGACCTCCTGCGTGAGGACGACGCAGCCGACGCACGGCCTCCCACGCAGGCCTCGGGTCGCGTACCCAGGCCTGCGACGCCGGACCTTCTCCGTGAGGATGACGCGGCCGACGCACGGCCTCAGGCCTCGGGTCGCGCACCCACGCCTGCGACGCCGGACCTCCTGCGTGTGGACGACGCAGCCGACGCACGCCTTCCCGCGCAGGCTTCCGGTCGCGCACCCACGCCTGCGACGCCGGACCTCCTGCGTGTGGACGATGCGGCCAACGCACGGCCTCCCGTGCAGCCTTCGCGCTCCACACCGAAGCAGCCCGCGCCGGACCTCCTGCGTGTGGACGACGCAGCCGACGCACGCCTTCCCGTGCGGCCTTCGCGCTCCACGCCGAAGCCGTCCGCTCCGAACCTCATCCGCGTGGAAGACCCGGCCGACGCGCGTCCTCCCGAAGAGGCGCCGGCCCGCGACGTGTCCGCCTCCGGTGACGTCACGCCCGCGGAGCGCGAGGCCATGCAGGCCGCCGTGTCCTCCGGGCGCCGCCGGGAACAGTGGGTCGCTCCCACCTATCTCCCCGAGGACCTGCGCGACGCGCTCATCGCCGAGCGCAGCCAGTACCGCGCGCAGCGGCTCCAGGAGGCCCGCGAGGTGGGCCTGGCCGGGCCCGGTGTGCTGGGGCTCGTGCCCGTTCCCGCCGCGGATCCGGACTGGTCCGGTGGCTCGCTGCTCGGCTTCCTGGGCGAGGAGCTCGTGTTCGCCGGCAACATCGTCCACCTGGACTTCGAATCCGGCCGCGTCTTCGCCTCCTCCGACTCCGGCGAGGACCTGGACCGGCGCGTCCTCTCCTGCGAGCGCTGGTGCTACCGGCCCTACGACTTCGCCGAGGCCCTGTGCGCCGCGGCCTCCGCCTACGAGGACCGCGTCTCCGACCTCACCACCGCGCTGTCCCGCGCGAAGGGGGAGCTGCTTCCGTCCACGCCCTCGCCCCGAGACGCGGAGCTCATCCCCGTGGACCGGCTGTGGCGCCAGCCGTGGGGCAGCATCTGGGGGCCGCCCGGCACGGGTAAAACCACCGCCGTCGCGGACCTCATCGCCCGCGCCCTGCGCGCCTACCCCCACGAGCGCATCCTCGCGGTGGCCCCCACCAACCGAGCCGCGGACGAGCTCGTCATGCGCGTCAGCGCCCTGCTGGAGCGCGACCCCATCCCGCTGCGTCCCCTGGCCCGCAGCATCTTCCGGGGCGGCACCGGCGCCAGCGAGGCCCTCGCGAAGCTGCCCACCGTGGCGCTGGAAGAGACCAAGACGAGCAAGCTGCTCAACACCATCCAGGAGCGTGAGCGCGAGCTCACCCTGGAGCGCGCCCGGGGCGGCGCCGCGCCGGAGCTCGCCCGGATGCAGGCGGAGCTGCGCACGCTGCGCGGCCGCGTGAAGGACCCCACGCTGAAAGAAGCGGAGAAGGGCGACAGCCCCCTCATGGTGCTCACCGTGCACCGCGCCCTGCGGCTCGTGTCGGAGCTCGAAGGCGAGGAGACCTTCCAGCGGCTCGTCGTGGACGAGGCCGGCATGGTGACGCGCGCCGCGACGGGGCTGCTCGCCCCGCTGGCCCGGCAGGTGACGCTCGCGGGCGACCCCAAGCAGATCGGTCCCGTGAGCCGCGCGGCGGAAGGGGCGGGGAAGGGCACCCAGACGTGGCTTCGCGCCAGCGCCCTGTCCCACCTGGAGGACGCGGTGAAGGACGCGGAGCGCCCGGACGTGCTGCTGCTGCGCACCCAGCACCGCATGCACCCGGACATCGCGAAGGTGGTCAGCCACTTCTGCTACGGCGGCGCGCTGGAGGACGGCGACCTCGTGAAGGACCGGGCCCAGAAGCCCCCGCCCGTGCCCGCCTTCCCGTCCCGCGCGATGTGGCTGGTGCTGGACGGCCTGAGCCGCGACACCCGCCGCCTCACGCACGGCCGGGGCGAGACGGGCTCCGGCTACCAGCGCGAGCTGTCCGCGGAGCTCGCCGTGACGCTGGCCCGCCAGGCCGTGCGCCTGGGCCTCACCGTGCTGTGCGTGACGCCCTACCGCGCGCAGGCGGCGCTCCTGCGCAAGCTGGGCAACGCGGCGGGCCTGCGCCACGACATGTTCAGCGCCTCCACCATCCACCGCCAGCAGGGCACCCAGTACGACGTGGTGATGGTGGACACGGTCGCCGGCGGCCGGCCGTTCCCGCCGCACACGCTGGTGCCCATCCTCAACGTCGCCGCCAGCCGCGCGAAGGAATACCTGCTGGTGCTCGCCTCGCGCGCGGAGGCCCGCGCCTCCCCCGTGCCCGCGCGCTTCCTGTCGCTGCTCCCCCGCGTGCGCGTCCACGCCGGCACGCCGCCGAAGCTGGAGCTGCTGGCCACCCAGCCGCGTCCGCCGCCGCCACCCCCGCCGCCGCTGGTGCCCGTGGGGCTGGGCGGTGAAATCGCCGGCGGCAAGGACACGGGGCCCCTCTTCACCCAGGAGCAGGTGTCCCTCTTCGAGCGCCGCTTCGACGACGGCCACCACCTGGTGCGCGGCGTGGCCGGCAGCGGGAAGACGTACGTCCTGGCGCACTGGGCCGCGCGCTACCTCTTGGAGAACCCGCGCGCCCGGGTGCTGGTGTCCTTCTACAACCGCTCGCTCGCGCCGCTCGTGGACAAGCTGCTGCTGGAGGCGCTCGCCGTGCGCGCGGGCGCGGATCAGGTGCGGCCGCTCAGGGCCCAGGTGACGGTGAAGCACGTGGGCGCGCTCCGGCGCCTGGAGCCCCACACCTTCGACGCCGTCTTCGTCGACGAGGCGCAGGACATGGACGCCAGGGGCCTGGCGTCCCTGCACGCGCTGGTGCGTCCCCGCGTGGACGCGGAAGGCCGCGAGTCACGCTGCTTCCAGTTGTTCATGGACGACTCGCAGAACGTCTACGGCCAGGTGCCCATCGACCACCTGAAGGAGCAGCTCCCCGAAGGGCTGTCCTTCCGCGGCCGCACCCGCGTGCTCAAGGAGACCTTCCGCGCCACGCGAGACATCCTCGACGTGGCCTTCAACGTGGTGCTGGACCCGCTGCGCCAGCACCGCGTCACCGACCCCGGCATGCGCGAGTACATGAAGGCCGGGGAACTGGCCCGCGAGCGGCTCCTGTGGCTGCCGGAGGAGACCCTGGAAGGGCTCTACCGCGTGCAGTCCACCGAGCGCGGCGGCGTGCTGCCCGGGGTGAAGGACTTCGCCTCCAGCACCAGCGAGGCGCGCTGGGTGGCCAAGGAGATTGCCCGGCTCGTGCGCGAGGAGGGCGTCCACCCGGGGGACATCCTCGTGGTGGCGCCGGTGATGCCCGCCTCGTTCACGGACGCGCTGCGCAAGGCGGGCGTGCCCGCGGAGGCCTACGGCGGCAAGGGCGGCCGGGACGTGGCGGACTTCCGGGTGAGCGGCGTGGATCACGTGCGCGCCACCACGGTGTTCTCCTGCAAGGGCCACGAGTGCCCCGTCGTCTTCTTCGCGGGCCTGGAGGCCCTGGACTCCATCGAGGCGTGGATGGCCGGCGCCCGCCAGCGCAACGACCGCGAGAACGAACGCATCCGCCGGGCGATGTTCTACGTAGGGGCCACCCGCGCCATGAAGCGCCAGTACCTCACCGGCGTGCGGGGGGGCCGCTTCCTGCGGGTGGCCGCGTCCTACGTGGACACGCTGTCCGGCCACCGCCCGCCGGCGCCCTGA
- a CDS encoding Spx/MgsR family RNA polymerase-binding regulatory protein codes for MADDILVLAYSGCDTCKKALKWLEARGVSYKTRPIVDQPPTVAELRQWIPQSGVSVRKWLNTSGQSYRALGKEKVDAASDAELVQWLAKDGKLVKRPVLVTKDAVTVGFKPETYEALFPLHAS; via the coding sequence ATGGCCGATGACATCCTCGTGCTGGCGTACTCCGGATGCGACACCTGCAAGAAGGCGCTGAAGTGGCTGGAGGCGCGCGGCGTCTCCTACAAGACGCGACCCATCGTGGACCAGCCTCCCACCGTGGCGGAGCTGCGCCAATGGATTCCCCAAAGCGGCGTGTCCGTGCGCAAGTGGCTCAACACCAGCGGCCAGAGCTACCGCGCGCTCGGGAAGGAGAAGGTCGACGCGGCCTCCGACGCGGAGCTGGTGCAGTGGCTGGCGAAGGACGGGAAGCTGGTGAAGCGGCCCGTGCTCGTGACGAAGGACGCGGTCACCGTGGGCTTCAAGCCGGAGACCTACGAGGCGCTCTTTCCGCTTCACGCGTCTTGA
- a CDS encoding right-handed parallel beta-helix repeat-containing protein: protein MNRSTTFHAVLSALLFVGGLGCSDEAGPSAEQPSGIVPDAGPRDRDDAGTPDRDAGTPDAGTTDAGTSDAGVPDAGTTDAGVPIPQDGGTLVTDTMPARLMLAGSPYRVVGNARYVVTIPKGQTTTVEPGVVIDFKGDPAVTNADVRDGAQDVMNHQNGRVELRVYGRILVQGTASAPVTLTSTNPYGWWGMNFFGAQSKGDGDPVFRHMVFEKVRKNEYNGDRDRTRGALWAYYPGPVTIEHSLFRDNESSGACGALDLMFTDGSVVTDTVFENNRTRDIDRFATGDGATSAAGAMCVTHGRYSIVRGNTFRNNTLSAFRGSQANALQPRTYEVWPNGTNHYDLGGGGALHYFQPDHDLIENNVFENNAAVRGPGAAIYIEDVPDTGVTLRGNTFTGNQAGAGGVIVCNRGSGSAIELVLGAGNTFSGNTVNGAAAPQVTGDCAR from the coding sequence ATGAACCGCTCCACCACGTTCCACGCCGTCCTGTCCGCCCTTCTATTCGTGGGCGGGCTGGGGTGCTCCGATGAGGCCGGACCGTCGGCGGAGCAGCCGTCGGGCATCGTGCCCGACGCCGGCCCCCGGGACCGTGACGACGCGGGGACCCCGGATCGCGACGCTGGCACCCCTGACGCCGGCACGACTGACGCCGGGACCTCCGATGCAGGCGTCCCGGACGCAGGCACCACCGACGCGGGGGTCCCCATCCCGCAGGACGGAGGCACGCTGGTGACGGACACCATGCCCGCGCGCCTGATGCTGGCCGGCTCTCCCTACCGCGTCGTGGGCAATGCCCGGTACGTCGTCACCATCCCCAAGGGCCAGACGACCACGGTGGAGCCGGGCGTCGTCATCGACTTCAAGGGCGACCCGGCGGTGACGAACGCGGACGTGCGCGACGGCGCGCAGGACGTGATGAACCACCAGAACGGCCGCGTGGAGCTGCGCGTCTACGGCCGCATCCTGGTGCAGGGCACCGCCAGCGCGCCGGTGACGCTCACCTCCACGAACCCGTATGGCTGGTGGGGCATGAACTTCTTCGGGGCCCAGTCCAAGGGGGACGGCGACCCCGTCTTCCGGCACATGGTCTTCGAGAAGGTGCGCAAGAACGAATACAACGGCGACCGGGACCGCACGCGCGGCGCGCTGTGGGCCTACTACCCGGGGCCCGTCACCATCGAGCACTCGCTCTTCCGCGACAACGAGTCCTCCGGCGCGTGCGGTGCGCTGGACCTCATGTTCACCGACGGCTCGGTGGTGACGGACACCGTCTTCGAGAACAACCGCACGCGCGACATCGACCGCTTCGCCACCGGTGACGGGGCCACGTCCGCCGCCGGCGCGATGTGCGTCACGCACGGGCGCTACTCCATCGTGCGCGGCAACACCTTCCGGAACAACACGCTGTCCGCCTTCCGCGGCAGCCAGGCCAACGCGCTCCAGCCGCGCACCTACGAGGTGTGGCCCAACGGCACCAACCACTACGACCTGGGCGGCGGCGGAGCGCTGCACTACTTCCAGCCCGACCACGACCTCATCGAGAACAACGTCTTCGAGAACAACGCCGCCGTGCGCGGGCCCGGCGCGGCCATCTACATCGAGGACGTGCCCGACACGGGCGTCACCCTGCGCGGCAACACCTTCACCGGCAACCAGGCAGGCGCCGGGGGCGTCATCGTCTGCAACCGGGGCAGCGGCAGCGCCATCGAGCTGGTGCTGGGCGCGGGCAACACCTTCAGCGGCAACACGGTGAACGGCGCGGCGGCTCCGCAGGTGACGGGCGACTGCGCCCGCTGA